Proteins from a single region of Hyalangium gracile:
- a CDS encoding sugar transferase, translating to MQRQAGVGLFLKRFIDRLAAGVGLLCLSPVMATTALLVRATMGGPVLFRQVRPGRGGKLFQLVKFRTMLDTRDAEGNLLPDGQRLTRVGRFLRATSLDELPQLWNVLRGEMSLVGPRPLLVEYLPRYSAEQARRHDVLPGITGWAQVNGRNALGWDDRFRLDVWYVDHWSLALDLKILMLTLLRVVQRQGISFEGDATMFKFLGSSTQARPQLVPSSATPPVERCRAIR from the coding sequence TGGGGCTGTTGTGCCTCTCCCCGGTGATGGCCACCACGGCGCTGCTCGTCCGGGCCACGATGGGAGGCCCCGTCCTCTTCCGTCAGGTGCGCCCGGGCCGTGGGGGCAAGCTGTTCCAGCTGGTGAAGTTCCGCACCATGCTCGACACCCGGGACGCGGAGGGCAACCTGCTCCCCGACGGGCAGCGCCTCACCCGTGTCGGCCGCTTCCTGCGCGCCACCAGCCTGGACGAGCTCCCCCAGCTGTGGAACGTGCTCCGCGGAGAGATGAGCCTGGTCGGTCCCCGCCCGCTACTCGTCGAGTACCTGCCGCGCTACTCCGCCGAGCAGGCGCGGCGCCATGACGTGCTGCCGGGCATCACCGGCTGGGCCCAGGTGAACGGGCGCAACGCGCTGGGCTGGGACGATCGGTTCCGGCTCGACGTCTGGTACGTGGACCACTGGAGCCTGGCGCTGGACCTGAAGATCCTCATGCTGACGCTCCTGCGCGTCGTGCAGCGCCAGGGCATCTCCTTCGAGGGAGACGCCACGATGTTCAAGTTCCTCGGCAGCTCCACGCAGGCCCGGCCCCAGCTCGTGCCGAGCAGCGCCACCCCGCCCGTGGAGCGGTGCCGCGCCATCCGCTGA
- a CDS encoding DegT/DnrJ/EryC1/StrS family aminotransferase, which yields MSQRIYLSSPHLGALERGYVNEAFASNWIAPLGPHVDAFQAEFARCVGAPHALALSSGTAALHLALQLVGVGPGDEVLVSTLTFSASVNPIRYLGARPVFLDSERTSWNMDPNLLSEELEARGWAGRLPRAVIVVHLYGQSANLDPILDVCDRYGVPVVEDAAEALGSTYKGRIPGTLGRVGIYSFNGNKIITTSGGGMLVSHDEVLVQHALKLSTQARDPAPHYQHSEIGYNYRLSNVLAAIGRGQLRVLEDRVAARRRNFAFYEQALAGVPGISFMPEAPWGRHTRWLTTLTIDAAEFGADREAVRLALERENIEARPVWKPMHLQPVFSCFERRGGHVAEELFENGLCLPSGSNLTQEELARVVEVVRAVPRRALRSVH from the coding sequence ATGTCTCAGCGAATCTATCTGTCGTCGCCTCACCTGGGCGCTCTCGAGCGCGGCTACGTCAACGAGGCCTTCGCGAGCAACTGGATCGCTCCGCTGGGGCCCCACGTGGATGCGTTCCAGGCGGAGTTCGCCCGCTGCGTCGGCGCGCCACATGCGCTCGCGCTGAGCTCTGGCACGGCCGCGCTGCACCTGGCCCTGCAGCTGGTGGGCGTCGGCCCGGGGGACGAGGTGCTGGTGAGCACGCTCACGTTCTCGGCCTCGGTGAACCCCATCCGGTACCTGGGGGCCCGCCCCGTCTTCCTCGACAGCGAGCGCACCTCCTGGAACATGGACCCGAACCTCCTGAGCGAGGAGCTCGAGGCCCGGGGCTGGGCGGGCAGGCTGCCGCGCGCCGTCATCGTGGTCCACCTGTACGGGCAGAGCGCCAACCTCGACCCCATCCTGGATGTCTGCGATCGCTACGGCGTGCCCGTGGTGGAGGACGCGGCCGAGGCCCTGGGGAGCACGTACAAGGGGCGCATCCCTGGCACGCTGGGCCGGGTGGGCATCTACTCCTTCAACGGCAACAAGATCATCACCACCTCGGGGGGAGGGATGCTGGTGTCGCACGACGAGGTGCTCGTCCAGCACGCGCTCAAGCTCTCCACCCAGGCGAGAGATCCGGCGCCGCACTACCAGCACTCCGAGATCGGCTACAACTACCGGCTGAGCAACGTGCTGGCGGCGATCGGCCGGGGGCAGCTCCGGGTATTGGAGGACCGGGTGGCCGCCCGGCGCAGGAACTTCGCGTTCTACGAGCAGGCCCTCGCTGGAGTGCCAGGCATCTCGTTCATGCCCGAGGCCCCGTGGGGACGGCACACCCGCTGGCTGACGACGCTGACGATCGATGCCGCGGAGTTCGGCGCGGACCGGGAGGCGGTGAGGCTGGCGCTCGAGCGGGAGAACATCGAGGCCCGGCCCGTGTGGAAGCCCATGCACCTGCAGCCAGTCTTCTCGTGCTTCGAGCGGCGCGGGGGGCACGTGGCGGAGGAGCTGTTCGAGAACGGGCTCTGCCTGCCGTCCGGCTCCAACCTCACCCAGGAAGAGCTCGCCCGGGTGGTGGAGGTGGTGCGGGCGGTGCCTCGGCGAGCCCTGCGCTCGGTCCACTGA